The following coding sequences lie in one Yamadazyma tenuis chromosome 3, complete sequence genomic window:
- the REI1 gene encoding pre-60S factor rei1 (EggNog:ENOG503NX8I; COG:S): MVYTCNSCNLAFEDATNQRDHMKGDWHRYNLKRRVAQLPPVDEESFNLKVSATSQESNDSEKSNKKAERRRKKEEILEQKRKILETARRAMQQKQDAQLMSGMEELGLEVSDPIFIQEQPKDTLSSEELEEQLYKEKEKNRVDIPPSTCLFCHPKERADFATVDESIEHMFQKHGLYVPEIKYLVDKEGLIRYLGEKIGFGNICLCCNYQGRNVEAVREHMKVKRHMRIPYESEDEKLEISEFYDFSSTYNDFFKAEDLIGENDGDDWEDISGEEGEYNSDEDLPEKDAGAIVQNGFELILPTGKVLGHRSLQRYFKQNLPPERELSEGQGTIVAAEDRHMLNVRDKKEFGTQKLAWRSEQYNAKFYEKKAAKNANNQMHYRDQLLQ, from the coding sequence ATGGTTTATACCTGTAACTCGTGTAACTTGGCGTTCGAAGATGCCACAAACCAAAGGGATCATATGAAAGGCGACTGGCACAGATATAACTTAAAGAGGAGAGTAGCTCAATTACCTcctgttgatgaagagtCCTTCAATCTTAAAGTCTCAGCAACAAGTCAAGAATCAAATGACTCAGAAAAGTCTAACAAGAAAGCAGaaaggagaagaaagaaggaagagattTTGGAACAGAAGCGTAAGATTCTTGAAACAGCTAGAAGAGCAATGCAGCAAAAACAAGATGCACAGTTAATGAGTGGAATGGAAGAGCTTGGGTTGGAGGTGTCAGATCCAATTTTTATTCAAGAGCAACCAAAGGATACCTTGTCATCTGAGGAACTCGAAGAACAGTTATATAAggaaaaagagaagaatCGTGTTGATATACCgccaagtacttgtttATTCTGTCATCCAAAGGAAAGGGCagattttgcaactgttGACGAAAGCATCGAACATATGTTCCAAAAGCATGGATTATATGTTCCAGAAATAAAATACTTAGTGGACAAAGAAGGATTAATCAGATATCTTGGAGAGAAGATAGGGTTTGGTAACATTTGTTTGTGCTGTAATtatcaaggaagaaatgTAGAGGCGGTGAGGGAGCACATGAAGGTTAAGAGACATATGAGAATACCATACGAATCTGAAGATGAGAAGCTTGAGATATCTGAGTTTTACGACTTTTCTTCTACATACAATGACTTTTTTAAAGCTGAGGATTTGATAGGTGAAaatgatggtgatgattgGGAAGACATTTCAGGAGAGGAAGGGGAGTACAATTCTGACGAAGACTTACCCGAGAAAGATGCAGGTGCTATAGTCCAAAACGGGTTTGAGTTGATTTTACCTACTGGTAAGGTATTGGGACATAGAAGCTTGCAGAGGTacttcaaacaaaacttGCCACCCGAAAGAGAGTTGAGTGAAGGCCAAGGGACAATAGTAGCAGCTGAAGACAGACATATGTTGAATGTTAGAGATAAGAAAGAATTTGGTACTCAGAAGTTGGCTTGGAGACTGGAACAGTATAATGCTAAATTTTATGAAAAGAAGGCCGCCAAGAACGCCAATAATCAAATGCATTATAGAGACCAGTTGTTGCAATAG